In Musa acuminata AAA Group cultivar baxijiao chromosome BXJ2-8, Cavendish_Baxijiao_AAA, whole genome shotgun sequence, one genomic interval encodes:
- the LOC135582122 gene encoding uncharacterized protein LOC135582122 has product MSYWPSADQKPLKGSADLRCLLLVCRRIQVGNLLWLRRRKKMGDHVVLHVNRLLTPQTIGTTTGVDGSMSFAEAAYCFAHTHPSTSIASSCNDQKGKEESTVGEEYDPLIQMVDCRICQEEDHIKNLEAPCACSGSLKYAHRACVQRWCSEKGDITCEICREQYKPGYIAPPQVHSDETMINVNSWVITGSQLNLHDPRVLATTTSRGHLVEAEYAELATDSSGAACFRSAALILMTILLLRHALIITNSDGDDDYDDDASTYFSLFLLRVVGILLPCYVMVWIISILQQWRQRQEAAALAATQVSFNLQSGQ; this is encoded by the exons ATGTCATACTGGCCTTCGGCCGATCAGAAGCCGTTGAAGGGGAGTGCAGATTTGAGGTGTTTACTATTGGTTTGCAGGAGGATTCAAGTAGGAAATCTTTTGTGGTTAAGACGAAGGAAGAAGATGGGGGATCATGTGGTGTTGCACGTCAACCGGTTGTTAACACCCCAAACCATTGGCACGACAACAGGGGTAGATGGTTCGATGTCCTTTGCGGAAGCTGCCTATTGTTTTGCACATACGCATCCGTCTACTTCGATTGCCAGCTCTTGCAACGACCAGAAAGGGAAGGAGGAAAGCACGGTTGGAGAGGAATATGATCCGTTAATTCAGATGGTAGATTGTCGCATATGCCAAGAGGAGGACCACATAAAAAACTTGGAGGCCCCTTGTGCTTGCAGCGGCAGCCTGAAG TATGCTCATAGGGCATGTGTTCAGCGTTGGTGCAGCGAGAAGGGTGATATAACCTGTGAGATCTGCCGTGAG CAATATAAGCCTGGGTACATTGCTCCACCACAAGTCCATTCGGATGAGACCATGATCAATGTCAA CAGTTGGGTCATTACAGGTTCGCAATTGAATTTGCATGACCCTCGAGTACTGGCAACGACAACATCACGGGGCCACTTAGTTGAAGCTGAATATGCTGAGTTGGCTACAGATTCTAGCGGTGCTGCTTGTTTCCGCTCTGCTGCTCTTATA TTGATGACTATTTTGTTGTTGAGGCATGCATTAATCATTACTAATTCTGATGGAgatgatgattatgatgatgatgctTCGACATACTTTTCA CTTTTTTTGCTACGGGTAGTTGGAATTCTTTTGCCATGTTACGTCATGGTATGGATCATAAGTATCTTGCAACAATGGAGGCAAAGACAG GAGGCAGCTGCCTTAGCAGCAACTCAAGTATCATTCAATCTGCAGTCTGGCCAATAA
- the LOC135619394 gene encoding large ribosomal subunit protein eL34-like has translation MVQRLTYRKRHSYATKSNQTRVVKTPGGKLVYQYTNKRASGPKCPVTGKRIQGIPHLRPAQYKRSRLSRNRRTVNRAYGGVLSGSAVRERIIRAFLVEEQKIVKKVLKIQKAKEKQASKS, from the exons ATGGTGCAGCGATTAACGTATCGGAAGAGGCATAGCTACGCCACCAAATCGAACCAGACTAGGGTTGTCAAAACCCCAG GCGGGAAGCTTGTGTATCAGTACACGAACAAGAGGGCGAGTGGGCCGAAATGTCCTGTGACTGGCAAGAGGATCCAGGGA ATACCACATCTAAGACCTGCTCAGTACAAGAGGTCTAGGTTGTCCAGAAACAGGAGGACAGTGAACCGTGCTTATGGTGGAGTCTTATCTGGAAGTGCTGTAAGAGAAAG GATTATCCGAGCTTTTCTGGTTGAAGAGCAGAAGATTGTCAAGAAAGTTCTGAAGATCCAGAAGGCTAAAGAAAAACAAGCCTCAAAGAGCTAG